A single region of the Marinobacter nanhaiticus D15-8W genome encodes:
- the ppk1 gene encoding polyphosphate kinase 1, with translation MTTETEAATEAQLPIEQLPDINASENYFNRELSHLQFNYRVLQQAMDETHPLINRLIFCCIFSSNMDEFFEIRVAGLRQQMKYGRESVGPDGLLPEQLLNEISRVAHDYIYEQYDILNNVLIPAMETENIHFVRRRDWTEAQADWVRRYFEDEILPVVNPIGLDPSHPFPRLVNKSLNFIVELDGKDAFGRETGMAIVPAPRSLPRLVRLPDDICNGGDNLVFLSSMIHAHADELFPGMEVKGCYQFRLTRNADLELEDDLEDLASALRGELLSRRFGDGVRLEVADNCPPDLIDFLLKEFGLTERELYRVHGPVNLTRLMAVGALVNRPDLMYSGFSPAVPKQIRNKEIIFDAIRQQPILLLHPYESFTPVIDFLRQAAKDPQVLAIRQTLYRTGADSEIVEALMDAARRGKEVTAVIELRARFDEAENLELASRLQEAGVVVVYGVVGYKTHAKMILIVRREEGRLKRYVHLGTGNYHAGNARLYTDYSLLSCDDALGDDVNKLFQQLTGMGKALKIKKLFHAPFTLHKRLIELIDREALLGEQGHIIMKINALTEPDVIKALYRASRAGVRVELIIRGICCLRPGVPGLSENIQVRSIVGRFLEHTRVYYFGHGGKFEVYCSSADAMVRNLLNRVEVAFPVEDRELAERLRSDLETYLADNCQSWVLQPDGSYIQNSPAEGEDRLASQLLLLDRLTSK, from the coding sequence ATGACGACTGAAACGGAAGCCGCCACCGAAGCCCAACTGCCTATCGAGCAGCTGCCGGATATCAACGCCAGCGAGAATTACTTCAACCGCGAGCTGAGCCATCTGCAGTTCAACTACCGGGTGCTGCAGCAGGCGATGGACGAGACCCATCCGTTGATCAACCGGCTGATCTTCTGCTGCATCTTCAGTAGCAACATGGATGAGTTCTTCGAGATCCGCGTCGCCGGCCTGCGCCAGCAGATGAAGTACGGCCGCGAAAGCGTCGGGCCGGATGGCTTGCTACCGGAGCAGTTGCTCAATGAAATCAGCCGGGTCGCCCACGACTATATCTACGAACAGTACGACATCCTCAACAACGTGCTGATTCCGGCGATGGAAACGGAGAATATCCACTTCGTCCGCCGCCGCGACTGGACCGAGGCCCAGGCGGACTGGGTTCGCCGGTACTTCGAAGACGAGATCCTGCCGGTGGTCAATCCGATCGGTCTGGATCCCTCGCACCCGTTTCCACGTCTGGTCAACAAGAGCCTGAACTTTATCGTTGAGCTGGATGGCAAGGATGCGTTTGGGCGTGAAACCGGTATGGCCATCGTGCCGGCGCCGCGCTCCCTGCCGCGCCTGGTGCGCCTGCCGGACGATATCTGCAACGGCGGCGACAACCTGGTGTTCCTGTCATCGATGATCCACGCCCATGCAGACGAGCTGTTCCCGGGCATGGAGGTGAAGGGGTGCTACCAGTTCCGCCTGACCCGGAATGCCGACCTGGAGCTGGAAGACGATCTGGAAGACCTGGCCTCCGCCCTGCGCGGCGAGCTGTTGAGCCGCCGTTTCGGCGATGGCGTGCGGCTGGAAGTGGCTGACAATTGCCCACCGGACCTGATCGACTTCCTGCTGAAGGAATTCGGCCTCACCGAACGGGAACTGTACCGGGTGCACGGCCCGGTCAACCTGACGCGCCTGATGGCCGTCGGCGCCCTGGTGAACCGGCCGGACCTGATGTACAGCGGCTTCTCGCCAGCAGTACCCAAGCAGATCCGTAACAAGGAAATCATCTTCGATGCCATCCGTCAGCAGCCCATCCTGCTGCTGCACCCCTACGAGAGCTTCACGCCGGTCATCGACTTCCTGCGCCAGGCCGCCAAGGACCCGCAGGTACTGGCCATCCGCCAGACCCTGTACCGTACCGGCGCCGACTCGGAGATCGTCGAAGCCCTGATGGACGCCGCCCGGCGCGGCAAGGAAGTCACGGCGGTTATCGAGCTGCGCGCGCGCTTCGACGAAGCGGAAAACCTCGAGCTGGCCAGCCGTCTGCAGGAGGCCGGTGTGGTGGTGGTCTACGGCGTGGTGGGCTACAAGACCCACGCCAAGATGATCCTGATCGTGCGTCGCGAAGAAGGGCGGCTCAAGCGTTATGTCCACCTGGGGACGGGCAACTACCACGCCGGCAATGCGCGGCTCTATACCGACTACAGCCTGCTGTCCTGTGACGATGCCCTGGGCGACGACGTCAACAAGCTGTTCCAACAGCTCACAGGGATGGGCAAGGCACTCAAGATCAAGAAACTGTTCCATGCGCCCTTTACCCTACACAAGCGCCTGATCGAGCTGATAGACCGCGAGGCGTTGTTGGGTGAGCAGGGCCATATCATCATGAAGATCAACGCACTGACCGAGCCTGATGTGATCAAGGCGCTTTACCGGGCGTCCCGCGCCGGGGTTCGGGTGGAACTGATCATCCGCGGTATCTGTTGCCTGCGTCCCGGCGTACCCGGGCTATCGGAGAATATTCAGGTGCGATCGATTGTCGGACGCTTCCTGGAGCACACCCGGGTGTACTACTTCGGCCACGGCGGTAAGTTTGAGGTTTACTGCTCCAGTGCCGATGCCATGGTGCGCAACCTGCTTAACCGGGTGGAGGTGGCTTTTCCCGTGGAGGACCGCGAGTTGGCTGAACGCCTTCGCTCTGACCTGGAAACCTACCTGGCGGACAATTGCCAGAGTTGGGTGCTGCAGCCGGACGGCAGCTATATCCAGAACTCGCCAGCAGAAGGCGAAGACCGGCTGGCGTCCCAGTTGCTGCTGCTGGATCGGTTGACCAGCAAATAG